Proteins encoded together in one Lathyrus oleraceus cultivar Zhongwan6 chromosome 5, CAAS_Psat_ZW6_1.0, whole genome shotgun sequence window:
- the LOC127087639 gene encoding protein WVD2-like 5 produces the protein MDPSDISVVDGFEAVDQNGVDSNVDSVVTVIEENVMVSNGDFENFDGDLCMEELKEGLNGKIEGNNVGILKEEDVEIGDGKEKSRTGNGLVKNKKVKQPKSVHTGLVRKNKVGKDEEVVAASSVSNGTSALDSHPRLAVKSRALNDKQTRLNKHAGKSDAASSEAPMEKTRPQLIKKEPLDNLPGNAELSSPTAEDGKPRRMGTMPTYGFSFKCNERAERRKEFYSKLEERIHAKEVEESNMQAKTKESQEAEIRRLRKKLAFKATPMPSFYQEPPPSRVELKKIPTTRAKSPKLGRKKTSTSSELEGNTISTAQQCRLSLDEKLSQNNPTKGISPVHLKKPQRKSLPPRLTPERISSPNTTTARTPSKPVNDEKASLSSVTADVTTLSIATKEENVEAAAAIEENNAMSDETSETLSLNIDPGEVESHVNGDIVIEDKPQLTLVQEPIAAEY, from the exons ATGGATCCGAGTGATATTTCAGTGGTAGATGGATTTGAAGCAGTGGATCAAAATGGTGTTGATTCAAATGTAGACTCTGTTGTTACTGTAATTGAAGAAAATGTAATGGTGTCCAAtggagattttgaaaattttgatgGTGATTTGTGTATGGAAGAATTGAAAGAAGGATTGAATGGGAAAATTGAGGGAAACAATGTTGGCATTTTGAAG GAAGAGGACGTTGAAATCGGAGATGGAAAGGAGAAATCTAGAACAGGGAACGGTCTTGTGAAGAATAAGAAAGTGAAACAACCTAAAAGTGTTCATACAGGTTTGGTACGAAAGAACAAAGTCGGGAAAGATGAAGAGGTGGTAGCAGCATCTTCTGTTTCGAATGGTACTTCCGCTTTAGACTCTCATCCAAGACTGGCGGTTAAGAGCAGAGCATTGAACGACAAGCAGACTCGATTGAACAAG CACGCTGGAAAGTCTGATGCAGCATCTTCTGAAGCACCAAT GGAGAAGACTAGACCACAGTTAATAAAGAAAGAACCCCTTGATAATCTTCCAGGAAATGCTGAGTTATCTTC TCCTACAGCAGAAGATGGCAAACCTCGCAGAATGGGGACAATGCCAACTTATGGATTCAGTTTCAAATGTAATGAGCGAGCTGAGAGAAGAAAAGAG TTTTACTCTAAGCTCGAGGAAAGGATTCATGCGAAGGAAGTGGAGGAGAGCAATATGCAAGCAAAAACCAAG GAGAGCCAAGAAGCTGAAATTAGGAGGCTTAGGAAAAAACTAGCATTTAAAGCAACTCCAATGCCAAGCTTCTACCAAGAACCTCCTCCTTCTCGGGTGGAGTTGAAGAAG ATACCAACTACAAGAGCAAAATCTCCCAAGCTTGGTCGTAAGAAGACTTCAACATCTTCAGAGCTAGAAGGAAACACCATAAGCACAGCTCAACAATGTCGTTTAAGTCTGGATGAGAAATTATCTCAGAATAACCCCACTAAAGGAATTAGTCCTGTTCACCTAAAGAAGCCACAACGGAAATCTCTCCCTCCTCGACTGACTCCTGAAAGGATCAGTTCACCCAATACAACAACTGCACGGACTCCGTCTAAGCCGGTGAATGACGAGAAAGCCTCCTTATCTAGTGTAACAGCTGATGTTACCACCTTGTCTATTGCAACAAAGGAAGAGAATGTTGAAGCAGCTGCAGCTATCGAGGAGAACAATGCCATGTCTGATGAGACAAGTGAAACTCTGTCTCTGAACATAGATCCAGGTGAAGTAGAATCCCATGTGAATGGTGATATAGTCATTGAAGACAAACCACAGCTCACCTTGGTACAAGAACCTATAGCAGCAGAGTATTAA